From Bradyrhizobium sp. AZCC 1610:
ACAAGGCGCTGGGGCGTACCGGCTCGCAACTGATGGTGCATGGCGACTGCTCATCGCGCGGCTGCTACGCGATGACCGACGAGCAGATCGCGGAAATCTATTCGCTGGGCCGCGAATCCTTCTTCGGCGGCCAGAAATCGTTCCAGCTGCAGGCCTATCCGTTCAAGATGACGCCGATCAACATGGCGAAGCATCGCAACAATCCGAACATGCCGTTCTGGAAGATGATCAAGGAAGGCAATGATCATTTCGAGGTGACGCGGCAAGAGCCGAAGGTCGATTTCTGCGAAAAGAAATACGTGTTCGATGCCGCCAAGCCGCCGAACGCGACGCGTGATCTGGTGTTCGATGCTTCGGCCAAGTGCCCGGCCTATGTGATTCCCGACGAGGTCGCCGACGCCGTGCGCGAAAAGCAGGCGACCGACCTCGCCGAGACCGCGCGGCTGATCGCCAAGGGAACGCCGGTCGCCCGGGCCAACACCGGCATCGACGGCGGCATGCACCGGGTGTTCGCCGCCCGTGTGCCTGAAGCCAGCACCGGCCTTTCGGAGCCCGGCGACGGCTCAAGCCTGTCGCTGATGGCGCGCGCTCCCGGCACCGTTCCCTCCCACGTCAATCCGCCCAAGGCGCCCTCCGATAATCTGCTGATGGGTGCGCCGGAGCCGCCGAAGCTTGCCGCAGCCCCGGCTCCCACCCCTGCCGCGGCGCCGACGCGGGTCGCCAATGCGGCGCCGACGGCCCAGAATGACGGGTTCTTCTCCAACCTCGCCCGCAAGGTCGGTATCGGCGGCGCGGCTGACGCCACCGCAAGCACACCGCCCTCGAAGCCGAAGGCGAGCGAAGCCAAGCGAAGCGAGCCGCCGCGTCAGGAAGCGGCCGCGCCGAAGACCATGGCGCCGAAGCACGACGCCAAACAGGCCGCCGCCCGCCCGCCGCTGAGAGCGTCCGTGTCGGATACCCCGGGCCCCGCTGCCAAGGACAACCAGGTCTCCGGCTCCGCACCGATCGTGTCGTCGAACTCGTTCGACAGCCGCTTCGGGGCGGTGAAGTAAGAAGCGCGACGCGGCTCCCCCGGACTGCACAACAGCACAGTGCCGTCATGCGCCCTGCGAAAGCGGGTGTTCCCTAACGCGTATTGGAAGAACCGAAGCGGTGCGGCGTACTGGATCATCCGCCTTCGCGGATGATGACAGCGGCGCGTGTGATGACAGCGGCGCGTGATGGCGTCAGCGCGCCATCACCGAAAAAATCACCCGTATTTGCCGTGGCAATGCTTGTACTTCTTGCCGCTTCCGCAGGGACAATCCTCGTTGCGGCCGACCTTGCCCCAGCTTGCGGGATTCTTGGGATCGCGATCAGCGTCCGCGACTTCAGGCACCAGCGAGACGTTGGCGAAGGCCATCTCGTCTTCGCCGGTATTGGGATCGAACTTGTGCGCCTCCATCGCCGGCAGCACCGGCTGCTGCTCTTCCGGCGGCACGATCTCGACGCGCATCAATTGCGCCGTCACCGCCTCGCGCAGGTGCGCGGTCATTGCCTCATACAGGCCGAAGGCTTCCGACTTGTACTCCTGCAACGGATCGCGCTGGCCATAGCCGCGCAGGCCGATCACCTGACGCAGATGATCGAGCATGATCAGGTGTTCGCGCCAGAGATGATCCAGCGTCTGCAGCAGAATGGTCTTCTCGACATAGCGCATCACGTCGGGGCCCCACTGCGCCACCTTGGCCGCCATGTGCTCGTCGACGCGCTGCTCGATCCGCGTCAGCAATTCCTCGTCGGCAATGCCCTCTTCCTTGGCCCATTCGTCGACCGGCAGGTCGACGTCGAGCACGCGCTTAAGTTCTTCCTTGAGGCCCGCGACATCCCACTGCTCGGCATAGGCGTGTTCCGGCACATGCTTGACGACGATGTCGTCGATGAAATCATGACGCATGTCCGCAACCATTTCGGCCACGCTGTCGCTCTTCATCAGTTCGACGCGCTGATCGAAGATCACCTTGCGCTGGTCGTTCTGCACGTTGTCGAACTTGAGCAGGTTCTTGCGGATGTCGAAGTTGCGGGCTTCGACCTTCTGCTGCGCCTTTTCCAGCGCCTTGTTGATCCAGGGATGGATGATGGCCTCGCC
This genomic window contains:
- a CDS encoding murein L,D-transpeptidase family protein, producing MIYCSLVRALVTSAALLGAGLLMAGCNGDDISLANNAKANQPVPPKLIADMTAKNMDLQSPILVRLFKQEAELEIWKQDRSGRFALLKTYPICRWSGDLGPKVREGDRQAPEGFYAISPAQMNPQSAYYLSFNTGYPNAFDKALGRTGSQLMVHGDCSSRGCYAMTDEQIAEIYSLGRESFFGGQKSFQLQAYPFKMTPINMAKHRNNPNMPFWKMIKEGNDHFEVTRQEPKVDFCEKKYVFDAAKPPNATRDLVFDASAKCPAYVIPDEVADAVREKQATDLAETARLIAKGTPVARANTGIDGGMHRVFAARVPEASTGLSEPGDGSSLSLMARAPGTVPSHVNPPKAPSDNLLMGAPEPPKLAAAPAPTPAAAPTRVANAAPTAQNDGFFSNLARKVGIGGAADATASTPPSKPKASEAKRSEPPRQEAAAPKTMAPKHDAKQAAARPPLRASVSDTPGPAAKDNQVSGSAPIVSSNSFDSRFGAVK